tctctattcattgaattaaattggctcaatgagtctaagtccaaattagactcatttaacacataaaccaaattgagttcaactcaattagtttattttggattacttttaatccaatttggttcatcatatgaacttaatcctctaggtacatcaaatgaacctaatctccatctaattgccctttgtgtgtgatcctataggttcttgtaacgttggcaatgctcctaaacccatttagaagcataagtaatgagcggtatctagcaacacatcattactacccaagttacaagaatgttgagatccaacatcaccttgtgactactaattgtgactcttcacaatatgtgacaagtgtccttctatctttgatatctagattgatcaatatgaggcatagaccatgtcatcctctaatcaatctaaatcttgaatcccaagtagactcactcaatcaaatgagctcaacatctcatattgactcatttgggcatggtcatgtacttagtggtctcactctatccagaataatgatgtcactctcgtcatataagagggatagatctcatctacattactcacattcctccgcataatttgttacatacccagtaatcgcctttatagtccacccagttacgtgtgacgtttaacgaagccaaaatatgtaactccttatgtagggaaccatggtgacttcaggtccaaggactaataatcatactaatagtcacataagaaagtatatgacactcatataacgatccatgatactttctcatggcgggtcattcagtatacattctccaatgcatactcatgtgtcaacttgatatctctatatccatgacttgtgagatcaagtcatcgagttgaccaacatactagtctcgtcgcattaacattgtccctgaatgttaatacttgactaggaatgattaaaagtagtgtttcctatatcatcttactatcgattcaaccaatcgattgatataggtaagaaccttatactcaaggacgctattatacttagttatttggcactaatacaagtaagcataataaccataaacaaatacctttatatacataagaatatgattcAACGAGTTCAAACAACCATCATCATGATTAATTTTAGGGATCTAACTAACATAGCCAATACTAGTTTTAGATAGCAGCACTTAAAGTTCTCACATTAAAATCCAATAAGACATgttgtattaattttttaatttataaagatgtCTGTAAAGGGATATATCGATTAATATGGTTTGATGTGTATAATTGAGTCAACTAAAACTTCATTCGAGGTGAATCATACTAACCTAAAGACTAAAGTGGATTGAACTTTGATTCAAAATAAACCCATTAGGCTAAGAAAAATTATACTCTCTCTTAAATGAACCTTATATATATTTGGTGGAGCTAGGGGCTTTATTCTCTTATTCATTTGATGTCTTCATATGTAAGTCATTTAAAAACACATTAGAtccattaattatattttatattaataataataatattaaacttATTCATAAAACTATTCCCAGGAATATAAAGGAAATAATTAGTTTGGATACATTATTATTATCGATCGAATTTACTCTCAACTACCAACTACTCCATATATCATTAATGCAATTAAGACATTCTATTTCAATTTATCACTATAAAACACCCTCCCTGCTCCCATTCCCCAACACACCACACCACACCACAAACTCGGACGACTCCCTCTCCCGTTCTTAATTGATGGCTCGATCCCTTGCCTTGGTGGTGGTACTCGTGTTCATCGCCCTCCTGGCAGGGTTCCAAGCCGACGCCGCAGTCACCTGTGGCCAAGTGGCCTCTGACCTGCGGCCGTGCATTCCCTACGTGACCGGTCAGGTGTCGGCGCTGCCTCCAGCCTGCTGTAACGGGGTGAAGGGCCTGAATAGCGCCGCGCAAACCACCGCCGACCGCCGTGCGGCGTGCAATTGCATCCGCTCACAGGCATCTGGAATCTCCGGCCTCCAGCCCAACCGCCTTTCCGGGCTCCCCGGCAGCTGCGGCGTCCACCTCCCATTCCCCATTAGTGCCTCCACTGATTGCTCCAGGTCATTAAGATAACTATATATATTTTCTAAACCTATAATACTAATCATCAtcattatatatattatattatcaagTGATCATGTTATTCTTTTACTAATCGTCATCATATGTTATGTTTGTGAATTTGATCGTGCAGTGTGAGCTGATGGACGGGACCGTGTGGACCAGATACTAGCCGAGTTATAGAGAGATGTATCGAATAAAATGGGAGGTCGAGATTTACACTTGTGATACTCCCATCGCCTCTATAGCTTCGATCGATGCCGAGGCTTGTTATCGTTCTATATATCATCGTGTTATTACGTCTATTGAGATATTCTAATATATATTTCTCGCTCATATCGTGTGAAATTCCCGTATACTTTTAGTAAATAGATATCCTCTTTCATACATCTAATGTGATACGGACATACTCGATCGTGATTATATTCATTTGATTTTaacattttcttcttttttaattaaaatatatactCTTAATTTTCGAACTCTAATCcttatgattattattattattattattattattattattattattattattattatctttagaaaatattagtagaatatGGGCAAAATAAAATATCGGGAATCAATTGATGATTAAACTTAATTTATTGCTTGTTAATAACTCTTTTTCATtgcttttatattttaaaaaaaaaattaatttttttacataAGCCTGAGTAGTTGTTAATTAATGTTTCAAATTAAATAGACAGCACATGATATTCATGGAAAGAattgaaatatttcctttttaagttaaataaattaagCATAAAATTCTCGAATAGAATATCGAGCCTGGATTTGAAGCGAGTTTGCAACTCCGATTATAGCAATTGGATGAGAAAGACTATCACAATTAGTACATATGGGTCTGACTTACTCCATATCCAAATTATGATATTCATTGAAACCTCCAAATTATTGAGATAGAGATTATTGTTGAACTGAGAGAATTATCCTGATCTTATACTAAAACACTAACCGACATGAGCATATGATATcaaatacatatatatatatataaaaacattaaaacacttaataatattttttttcaaatttttttgtatAAAAATAAGAAGTAATCCTAAACTTATCAAATACCACTTCAAATCCCAGCAatgacgccaaaatttgatatgaGCTCTCAAGTGTTGTACTATGGGAGCttatcaaattataattaaagttACCGAACCCCTCTACGCTAAAGTAGTATAGAAATGATTCGGGTCGTCTCACAAGGAATATAATGATAGGATGATATCTTCAGGATTGATTATTGctttaaatttttaacataaaaatggagAGGTTGGTTTGAGTTCTAAACTATgatatgaaataacaaaacaagtATGAAACTAAACCTAATGAACAAAAGATCAATGCAAGTATGAAAatctagtctaacttaaactataattgcaaggaaattaaagtaACATAAAGTAAGTATTGAATGAAATCTAGAGcattaaacaaatctaatctaatctaattacATCCAAACGAAGAACAGAACTTATAGAAATTGAAAGAGacaagacaagcaataattaaCCAAAATAAAGTGCGCAAATTTAAACCAAACTATTGGAAGAAGCATTTTGTCGAACACCGCATGAATCAAAATAACACGAGTACGTGCTTTAAAACATGGGAGAACAACTTAAGTACAGAAACATTAAACAATCAACCACGCAAATCAACATATCGACCATTGAAGAAGAAGCTTGTTGTCCAGATCTGTGTGAAGAAGTAGGAACTGTCGATGAAGAAGTTTCCCCTCATCTAACCTGAAGAGGGATGCTCGAAGATGGTAGATGGTGGCTAGATCTGAACAAGGATGAACTGAGGCCAATGGTGGCTGATCAGAGAAGCTCAGAGGTGGCCAGAGGTGCGGATGAAACTAATCCTCCTCCTCTAATCACGAAGAGGAAGCTTGCGGTGGTATCGGGTGTCGAAGGGAAGATGCATCTGTATGAGTCGATGGCGTCGGCGAATGGCATGAGATCGGGACCAAGAAGGGATGGCGGCATAGATTGAGATGGAGAGGAAGATGGCCGGGCAGCGGCGGTGGAGTGGAGGTGGACCGTCGACCCCTTTGGTGGAGTGGATGACGAAGCCAGAAGAAGTGGCGTGCGACATTTTTTTTAGCTAGAAACCCAGTGAAGAGATGTCCACTGTGCTTCTTGAGTTTTATCTCCCAGATCCGATATGACAGCCCTGATCAATTCAGATCTGATGGAGCGGCTGAGATCAAATATGATTGAACGATTGAGATCAATTAGAACCTGTTGATTGGTtaggatgtttggatcaagaTGAGCGACTCAGATCATCCCAGATCTACACAGATTAACCAGAATCAACCAAATCTTGATGAACGACTAGAATTAATCAGATCTAaatcttttatttaatttcctttagaTTTGATCCAATGGCTCAAATTTCTTCAGATTGGACTTCTCCTTGACTCAAGCGTTGAGATTCAATTTGGTTCAACTTGAGCTCAATCCCTAGAAAATAAAAGTACATGATTATAAatagaaattcataaaaatatgaagaattataacaaaactcataatatgaatcaaactcaataaacatgataagAATCCATAATTAATCAtatgaaagaaataaaatatgaaaattaagggCGGGAATAATGCATCAAAATGCTAGTTATCCGTATTCTCCATGCCTAATAGTAGCCCAGCCTGATAGTCTACTTCCTTTTTCAACTTGACCATCTTCATGCTCGTGTTGGAAGTAGAGAGTTCCAATTCCTCCACCCATTCCTTCATAATTTTGTTATCTCTCTCTAAGTCCACCACTAGATAGCTTAAATTTAACCCGATGGCATAAAAATGAAAAGAATGGTATTGAGAATGTTATTAGAAAGATATTACCCATTTAAAGAAGTAATATCACAAACCTACCATGGTTGTAGTCTGAGCATACTCATCATCACGTTCAAAAATAGAGAGGTCCCTCAGTCATCTCCTCACGCTTGCCCAAGCCTCAGCCAATGATCCTTGTAACTTCAATACCCCATAAGAAGGGAAAGTAGAAATCATCCCTATTGGGATAGCAAACCACAAGTGAAATGAAATTGGCAGTCTCGGTTGAGAGGAGAATTCGGCCAGGAAGAAGAGACGCCCGGGGTAAGGTCTATTGGTAGTGTTGAGCGGGTGGAAGATGATGCCACTGTGTTTCTCCCTGCCGGCAAGAGAATTCTCACGGAGGATTAGGGCCGGTCGGTCAGGTCGATCGAGTAGACATATAAGGCACAGAAGAACAACTGGTTGGCCTTGAGTAGAATAAAGAACAACTGGTTGGCCTTGAGTTTGAACTAGTGTCTGTTCTGAGTTAGctttattcggtcgaccgatcctcctgttcaatcgatcgattaggtcgaacctgcaaaatagagttaaacagtatattcttgcaaaacaaagattagcatatatatatatatatatatatatatatataatgcatgagtagtattagaTAGTAGAacagtcttgatctcaacttggaaatatttctgatttcttcagttggatcagcgaccttaggttgttcccttcaggaacacgacctcactatcgctcctccagttatttaccttaacctacttgtcaaactttgatcctccaggttTGTTGGATTTtccacttagccttgatcggttcaccaagactttctctcgatcttcgATCCTCTAAACCTCATGATCTCACTGCCAAGTatcgggtcctctcgacccacttggtctttccacctgggttccacgatctactaagacctctcctgcctagcctccaactaggtcttttccggttgagtaaacagcctgaaCATTTAgtcaacttattagatcacaacaagacttaacttaaacctttgacaacatcaaaacttaggtttaattctTGTGCAATATAAGATGCACATTTAAGGATGAAGGCTCAAAGGTAAGGATGAGTCAAAAGTCCAAAGAACAAGATGTAATAactgtaatagaactaattatgctaatacagtaatctataattgcaccaataaatgacgagcatgcaataaacgttaataacagtaagggttaagaaattgtgtatctccggtcgaagcgtcggacgtgccaactgtctttagagaattgattgtcgcccacggtgcagaggctctccggcaaaatcctcccaagatccgacaaccgctcgcgtcactcgtaggtgcactccaaaacgagcgccgcacccggactcaacctcagatcgtgaaccaagcctcagaaagaaagaagaagaagaagtagaaagcaagggagaaggaaCGCTATGCTTTCTGGAGTGAATTGAGAAGGaagtgaggaagtgtatttatacacttgaagcagtgcagaggaGGGACGCACACTTTGCTTCTGCTACCTCTTCTCCAGCGCGGATGCGTTGTTTCGCATCCTCACGCGACGCGGACAGAACCGAAGCGCTGCTTCTCTTCCTCACGCGGACCAAAACCGAAGTCCagaaccggaaaccaaactggtttggttcagactgaaccaaaccagcaaaaacagaccgggccgcccgtgagcgcaaggcccatgggctggggatttgcacccccccctgcgcgcgttaatcgcgcacgtgacgcccgatttatggatttcctgctcgaaccccccaaatccactcgatttgggcttggcccgcgcatgcgtgtaggtcctcttatcattgctaagcaaggatggaagggcttcctatataagcccttccaagcttctccacttagcaatgtgggactaaaaatactccaaaaaatactttgaatttttaaaacaaaattcaacaatcccccacaaattcaaatcattttagtcaaaaacaaagatatgttttgaggcttggttgcaatgagctttcattgaaaataccttccggtttgaattttcacctaagtacaccaatcttattcacataggtttgaagagaacagagtcttgatcttaaactttttatatgtgaagatcaattggtaacaactctggcgacggttgaatccttctggattGGTGCATTAcgaccatgccaccgaatcttgatctaccaacccaatgaatggttagttgatacaggtgctaatgtacatTGTTGTGCTAATCGCTCTGCCTTCCTTCCGTGACCATGGGAATTGAAGGCacttcagactgaaccaaaccagcaaaaacagaccgggccgcccgtga
This genomic stretch from Zingiber officinale cultivar Zhangliang chromosome 7A, Zo_v1.1, whole genome shotgun sequence harbors:
- the LOC122000245 gene encoding non-specific lipid-transfer protein 1-like translates to MARSLALVVVLVFIALLAGFQADAAVTCGQVASDLRPCIPYVTGQVSALPPACCNGVKGLNSAAQTTADRRAACNCIRSQASGISGLQPNRLSGLPGSCGVHLPFPISASTDCSSVS